From one Rhodamnia argentea isolate NSW1041297 chromosome 1, ASM2092103v1, whole genome shotgun sequence genomic stretch:
- the LOC115745250 gene encoding probable transcription factor PosF21, producing MDNEMSYAHGGGIPSQSGWSTGFSQTNGLHDDIPEQQSSSTLPLLVPAQNFIPEPCILGQGGGETDSSQFGPDISQMLDDPFRNLGHRRAYSEILTCPHNGINFDGDLGVLGGDYAPFFSDVNEEPDLYGIYLDTDRLNISSAMPPLFQVGEPSSAADAVLPPPLPPSAVAAPLAAAIGPALGLGLRYERPRMRHQHSQSVDGSTIINPQMLASSPKGPSRVERKKALSTAQLTELALVDPRRAKRILSNRQSAARSKERKLHYIAELERKVQTLQTQAIALTSQLTLLQREITGLNTENHELKYRFQSMEQRVQLQDALNHALKGEIKHLKVLTGQAMPNGAPAMMPFTPFAPRPLFYHPNNSDQRPLIAAQQLQQLQIQPSEPQLPFRVQHQQLPLQLQLPQLQQPTRDFSFRGPVHLAIQGDNHAADNSST from the exons ATGGATAATGAGATGTCCTATGCTCATGGAGGTGGAATACCATCTCAATCTGGTTGGTCTACTGGTTTTTCTCAAACTAATGGTTTGCATGATGATATTCCTGAACAACAATCGAGTTCGACATTACCCTTATTGGTTCCAGCTCAGAATTTCATCCCTGAGCCCTGTATTCTTGGGCAGGGTGGAGGGGAAACTGATAGTAGCCAGTTTGGCCCTGACATTAGCCAAATGCTAGACGACCCGTTTAGGAATCTCGGCCACCGACGCGCCTATTCCGAAATTCTGACCTGTCCTCACAATGGCATTAACTTTGATGGTGATCTCGGTGTTCTAGGCGGCGATTACGCGCCTTTCTTTTCTGATGTGAACGAGGAGCCCGACTTGTATGGCATATACTTGGACACGGATAGACTTAATATCTCGTCTGCTATGCCACCTTTGTTTCAGGTGGGAGAACCATCCTCCGCGGCTGATGCCGTTctgcctcctcctcttcctccttctgCTGTTGCTGCGCCATTAGCTGCAGCTATAGGACCTGCATTGGGGCTTGGGTTGCGTTATGAGAGGCCCAGGATGAGGCACCAACACAGTCAGTCCGTGGACGGGTCGACGATTATCAACCCGCAAATGCTCGCTTCGAGCCCCAAGGGGCCCTCAAGAGTGGAGAGAAAGAAGGCTCTTTCTACTGCTCAGCTCACCGAGTTGGCCTTGGTCGACCCGAGGCGTGCCAAGAG GATCTTGTCGAACAGGCAGTCGGCTGCGAGGTCGAAGGAGCGGAAATTGCATTACATTGCTGAGCTCGAAAGAAAGGTGCAAACCTTGCAGACTCAAGCCATAGCACTGACTTCTCAGTTGACCCTCTTGCAG AGAGAGATAACTGGTCTGAATACTGAAAACCATGAGCTGAAGTATCGGTTCCAAAGTATGGAGCAGCGGGTTCAATTGCAAGATG CGCTGAACCATGCGTTGAAGGGCGAGATCAAACATCTGAAGGTGCTGACTGGCCAGGCCATGCCCAACGGTGCACCAGCCATGATGCCTTTCACTCCTTTCGCACCACGCCCTCTGTTTTATCATCCTAACAATAGTGACCAGCGCCCACTTATCGCCGCTCAGCAGCTCCAGCAGCTGCAGATTCAGCCCTCAGAACCACAGCTTCCCTTTCGGGTTCAGCATCAGCAGCTGCCTCTTCAACTTCAGCTGCCACAGCTGCAACAGCCAACCAGAGACTTCAGCTTTCGCGGGCCCGTGCACTTGGCGATCCAAGGTGATAACCATGCTGCGGATAATTCTTCTACTTAG